The following DNA comes from Methanomassiliicoccales archaeon.
GATGGCCTGCACCATGTTCATCATCATCTACCATCACCCCTCAGCTGCCTTTCGAGGTACGGGGGCATCTCGGCATAGGTGTGCTCGAAGACCTCGGAACGCGAGGGGACGGGCACGGCCTCCGCCTCGGCGGCGGCCATCTCCACCAATTCGCTCAGCTCTTTCTCGAGGGAACCGTCATCCTTGATCAGATTTTGGGAGAGCAGGTAGGCCTTGAACCGCTTCAGCGGGTCCTTCATCTCCCAGGACAGCACCTCCTCCTTGGAGCGATACTTCCTCCAGTCGTCGGAGGTGGTGTGGTCGCTGAGACGGTAAGTGTACGATTCGATGAGCGTCGGCCCCTGGCCCCGGCGGGCCCGCTCCACCGCCTCCGTCGCCGCGGCGTACATGGCCAGGACGTCGTTCCCGTCCACCAGGATGCCTGGGAATCCGTAGGCCACGGCCTTCTGGGCCAGGGTGGGCGAGGCGCTCTGCTTGGCACGCCTGGTCGATATGGCGAACTGGTTGTTCTGACAGACGAAGACGTTGGGCGTCCGGAAGACCCCGGCGAAGTTGAGCCCCTCGTGGAACTCCCCTTCCGAGGTGGCCCCGTCGCCGAAGAAGGCCATGGTCACGCTGTCCTCTCGCCTCAGCTTGCTGGCGTAGGCGATGCCCACGGCGTGCGGGATCTGTGATGCCACTGGGACCACCGATGGCGTCGCCCTCGCTCCCTCTGGGTAAACGTTGCCCTGCTCGTTGCCCATCCAGTATAGGTAGGCCGTCCTCAGGGGCACGCCCTTCCACAACAGCCCGCCCATCTCCCGGAAGGCCCAGACCAGCCAATCCTTTTCCTTCAGGGCCATGGCCGGCCCGATCTGGCTGGCCTCCTGGCCTTTGCTCGGGGGATACGCGCCCAGGCGCCCCTGCCTCTGCAGCTTGACCGCCTTGTCGTCCGCCAAGCGGGTGAGCACCATGGTGCGGTAGGCTTGGAGCATGATCTCCCTGCTCATCTTCGGCTTGAGGGCGGCATCCACGTTCCCCTCCTCGTCCATTATCCGCAGCATCTCCCCCTTTAAAGGATCGAAATCGTCCGTCAGCATCTTCTCGCACCTGCCTCATGAATCAGATTGTAAGCGTCATAGGATGACCGCACCAGCGGTCCGGCCCGGACCCCCCTGAAGTCCATCGACAGGGCCGTGCTCCGCAGCTCGTCGAACTCTGCCGGCAGAACGTACCTTCTCAAGGGCAGGGTCGATCCGGCCGGAGGGAGATATTGACCGAGGGTGAGCAGTTCCACGCCCGCGGTCCGAAGATCCTTCATCGAAGTGACGACCTCCTCCTTTTCTTCCCCCAGACCCAACATCAGCGAGCTCTTGGTCATGATGCCAGGCTGCATCTCCTTGACCAAGGACAGCACGCCCAACGAGCGCTCATAGGACGCCCTGGCGTCCCTTATCCACTGCAATGAGCGCACCGTTTCCAGATTGTGCCCTAGCACCTCGGGCGATGACATCGCCACCGCTTCCAGGCTGGAACGCCGCCCTTGCAGGTCCGGCACAAGGACCTCGATCGAGGTCCCAGGGTTCATCCAGCGCACTTGGCGTACCGTTTCCGCGAACATCTCCGCCCCTCCATCCTCCAGGTCGTCACGGGTGACGGAAGTAATGACCACGTGTCGTAAACCCATACATTTGACGGCCTCGGCCACCCGAGACGGTTCCCCCTCGTCCACGGGACCCGGGTCACCGCAGGGCACGGCGCAGAACCGGCAGTCCCTGGTGCACACGTCGCCCAGCAACATGAACGTGGCATGACCTTGCCCCCAGCAATCGCCTAGGTTAGGGCAGCGCGAGGAATCGCACACCGTGCGCAATCCTGAGGCGCTAAGGGAACTTCTCATGCCCTGGGAGCGGGCGGGCGACGCCACCCTGGTCCTCAGCCAGGGCGGTTTCTCCACTACGTCCGGAGGGGCCATGTACTGAGCATATGTCTGCCCATGGTTCATATGCCTTTCTTACCGAACCTACGAACGCAGCGCATGAGCGCGTCCACATGGTCCAAAGGCATTCCCCGGTGCAATGAGCAGGAGCACATGAAGACGTATCCGTCCCAAGGTTCGAACGTCCTAAGAAAACCTTCCGTCTCGTTAACGATCCTCTGTTCCGGACCCAGCAATAGAGTGGAGAAGGCGTCTATGCCCCCCATGAGGCACACCTTCCCGGAGAAGGCCTTCTTGAGCAGCTCCGCATCGTTGCCTTCGGCAAATTGGAACCCTTCGATGTCGGTGGCCAGGATGCCGTCCATCAGGGGCAGGTTGGGGCGCGAGCTCATATCCCCGTGCGGATGGAAGACGGTCGGTAGCCCGAGCTCATGGGCGGCCGATCTCAACCGGGCCAGGTTGGGCAGCGTGAGCTCACGGAAAGCCTCTTGGCCGAATATGTCCGGGTTGTCCGAGGCGGCGGCGATGAAGGCGCAGTCCAGATCGGCCCTTCCTGCCACAGCCCTCAGGTACTCCTCCCCCAGTTCCGTGGCGTACCGGACATAGGAGGCGGCAAGATCTGGCTGGAAATGCATGTCCAGGGCCAGGTTCTCCATGCCCCGTAGCAGCGCCGCCTTGGTGATCGGCCCTTCAAGGTTGCAGATGATGGCGGTATCCGATCTCATTTCCCGGGAAACTTGTTGATAGCAATCCAGTATATGGGGGAAGGGTGCGGTCCGTTGGAAATCCAATGGTTCGAAGATGGGGTCAACAGCATCTTGAAATGGGTGCCTGACCACGCTGGGGATTCCCCATTCTGGATACTTGACCAGTCCACCTAGGGCTTCGACCTCCAAGCCCACGAAATGTATGCAACCCACCACCGCATCCTGACCCAGGCGACGATGTAGGGCTATTATGGAACGGTATGCCTTGGTAGCATCATAAGCTCCGGCGCACACTTCCGGAGTGCTATAGTCCGATTCATCCAGGCCAAGGGTAAGGTCCCTAAGAAAGACCGGAGGGGCGTCTGGTACGCCCATCTCCAGTGCGCGAAGGAACCTCTCCCTGCCTTTCATGTTCAGTCCTCGGGCAGATAGCTCAGGTCCACGTTGTCCATGATCACCGGCATCTCGTTTATCTTTCCAAAGCTCAGTAATGCCATGGCGGTCATGGTGATACTCTGCACGTCGGTGGCGTTGAAGCCGACCTCGTAGAACTGCACTATACTGCAGTTAGACTGGTCCTCGACGCTAAGACCGGTATGGTTGGCGCAGTCTAGCATGGCCTCATCCCAGTTCTCCACGATGAACTGGTTGGCCTGGTCCAGTGCTTTAAGGACCTTCTTAATGGCCTCGGCCTTCTCCTGCAAGGCTTTTTCCGAAGCGACCAGTACTATGGGGAATGTACTTCCAAGTTCCGAGGAGTTGCCCAGCTCGTGGACGTTATCACCACACAGGTTCTCGGTGTTCACTGCCCAGGGTTCGCTGCCGGCCATAGCGTCGATCTGCCTAGTGCTCATGGCCAAGGGGATATCAATGGGGTTCATGAAAACGAAGGTTATGTTGTCCGCGTTCACGTCATTGGCCTGGCACCATTGCAGGAATGCCCCATGCGTACTGGAGCCTTGCTGTAGTCCGACCTTCATGCCTTCCAGGTCCGTCGGTTGCACGATATCGTTCCAAGCGATGAAGCGGTGCATGCCGGCGCCACCGATGAAGCGGGCTACGATCCTGGCCCCGGTGTCCTTGGTCATTAGCTGCACCGCCGGGGCGTCGCCCATGGCCGCCAGGTCGGTAGACGCTGTAATAAGAGCCTCGGCCGCCTGAATGCCACCGGTCACGATCTTAGCGGTGATATTCAGTCCTTGATCTTCGAACATGCCCTCGTCGTTCGCTACCATTATCGTCTCGTAGTTCACCTTCTGTGAATAGGCTATGGTGATGTCCGATTCCCCCTCCGACGAAGGTTGGAGCATGATTATTGCCCCAACGGCCGAGACGATCACGATGATCACCACGATTGCTGCCAATATCTTACGGTTCATTCTTTCAATTCTCCTTCTCTACGCTAATGAAGGACACCCGGGGAGCGCTACTTGCGCAGGAGCAAACCTGCAATCCCCGGATCATATCCTCCTTCAACTTCACCATCTGCGGCGAGGAAGGGTCCCTGGGCCAGGGTAGACCGATCCTCCATTCCTTGTTCATGCGTCCAGGTGACGCAGACATGAGCACAACCCTCGTCCCCAGGATCAATGCCTCGTCGATGCTATGGGTGACGAAGACCACGGTCTTCCCCTCCTTCTTCCACAGGTCTAACACTTCATTATCCAATTTCCTGCGGGTCTGTTCGTCCAGGGAGCCGAACGGCTCGTCCATCAACAACAGGTCGGGATTCATAGCCAGAGTACGCGCAATGGCCACGCGCTGCTTCATCCCTCCGGATAGCTCGTTGGGGCGGGCCTGAGCGAAGTCGGTCAGGCCGACTAGCTCTAGATATTTCAGGGCTATTCTTTCCCTCCCTTTTTTCTCCTCCGCACCGCGCAGAGAGAAGGTGACGTTCTGCAGAACGGTCATCCAGGGAAACAGGCTGGGTTCCTGGAACACCACCCCTCGCTCCGGGGAAGGTCTTTTGATAGGAATGTCCTTGAAGGACACCTTACCGGTGGTGGGGAATTCGAATCCAGCCAGCAAGTTCAATGTAGTGCTCTTGCCGCAGCCGCTCGGTCCAATAATGCAGAGGAACTCGCCCTCCTCTATATCCAGGGTCACATCGTTCAGCGCGACCAGACCCTTTCCCGTCCGGGGATTGGTGAAGACCTTAGACACATTCTTCAACGAAGCCAGCATGTTCAGTCCTCCCTGTCCAGACCGAGACGGTTGCGCAACATGTTCTCTATCCAAACGAAGAACAGCTTCTCTATGATCAGACCGATGGCACAAATGACGATGATGCAGACGAAGGCGTCAATGAAATTCAGGCTGTACCTGGAATTGAAGATAGATGCTCCCAAACCTACGGATACCCCGACCACCATCTCCGCAGCGATGAGCACCCTCCATCCATTGGCCAATCCAACCCGCATTCCGTTGATAATGGACAAGGCCGCTCCAGGTAAAAGCACCTTGAAGAAGAGTGCCCAACTGTCCCTTCCTGACATCTGGGCCACGCGTGTATAGATGGGAGGCACCTGCCGCATGCCTCCGGCGGTGTTGATGACTATGGGCGGTAAGGCCGTTACCAGGATGATGAAGACGGTCGATGTCTCCCCTAGGCCGAAGATCAGCATGGCAATGGGGACCCAAGCCAGACCAGGTATCATCTGCATGATATAGACCGGTATCATACCGGTCTCATGAAGTCTGGGTATGGTGCCGAAAAGGAAACCAATTACAATCCCAAGTACCAAAGCGATGATGTAACCCAGACCCCATCGATACAGAGAAGCATTGGTGTGCGTGAAGATGTTCTCTCCATTGATCTTAGATCCATTAAGGGCGTTCCATAAGGCCTCAAAGGTCTCAAATGGTCTGGGAAAATCAGCACCTTTAACATATATGATGACCTCGGCAATTACCCACCAGGTGGCTATGACAATAAGAATGCCAAGGATAACATTCAATAGATTACGAAGAAACAGCCTTCGCTTCTCTGGTGAAAATGTGAAATGGGAGCTCCCATCCTTCA
Coding sequences within:
- the pdhA gene encoding pyruvate dehydrogenase (acetyl-transferring) E1 component subunit alpha; this translates as MLTDDFDPLKGEMLRIMDEEGNVDAALKPKMSREIMLQAYRTMVLTRLADDKAVKLQRQGRLGAYPPSKGQEASQIGPAMALKEKDWLVWAFREMGGLLWKGVPLRTAYLYWMGNEQGNVYPEGARATPSVVPVASQIPHAVGIAYASKLRREDSVTMAFFGDGATSEGEFHEGLNFAGVFRTPNVFVCQNNQFAISTRRAKQSASPTLAQKAVAYGFPGILVDGNDVLAMYAAATEAVERARRGQGPTLIESYTYRLSDHTTSDDWRKYRSKEEVLSWEMKDPLKRFKAYLLSQNLIKDDGSLEKELSELVEMAAAEAEAVPVPSRSEVFEHTYAEMPPYLERQLRGDGR
- a CDS encoding ABC transporter permease — protein: MNVILGILIVIATWWVIAEVIIYVKGADFPRPFETFEALWNALNGSKINGENIFTHTNASLYRWGLGYIIALVLGIVIGFLFGTIPRLHETGMIPVYIMQMIPGLAWVPIAMLIFGLGETSTVFIILVTALPPIVINTAGGMRQVPPIYTRVAQMSGRDSWALFFKVLLPGAALSIINGMRVGLANGWRVLIAAEMVVGVSVGLGASIFNSRYSLNFIDAFVCIIVICAIGLIIEKLFFVWIENMLRNRLGLDRED
- a CDS encoding ABC transporter ATP-binding protein; this translates as MLASLKNVSKVFTNPRTGKGLVALNDVTLDIEEGEFLCIIGPSGCGKSTTLNLLAGFEFPTTGKVSFKDIPIKRPSPERGVVFQEPSLFPWMTVLQNVTFSLRGAEEKKGRERIALKYLELVGLTDFAQARPNELSGGMKQRVAIARTLAMNPDLLLMDEPFGSLDEQTRRKLDNEVLDLWKKEGKTVVFVTHSIDEALILGTRVVLMSASPGRMNKEWRIGLPWPRDPSSPQMVKLKEDMIRGLQVCSCASSAPRVSFISVEKEN
- the lipA gene encoding lipoyl synthase produces the protein MNHGQTYAQYMAPPDVVEKPPWLRTRVASPARSQGMRSSLSASGLRTVCDSSRCPNLGDCWGQGHATFMLLGDVCTRDCRFCAVPCGDPGPVDEGEPSRVAEAVKCMGLRHVVITSVTRDDLEDGGAEMFAETVRQVRWMNPGTSIEVLVPDLQGRRSSLEAVAMSSPEVLGHNLETVRSLQWIRDARASYERSLGVLSLVKEMQPGIMTKSSLMLGLGEEKEEVVTSMKDLRTAGVELLTLGQYLPPAGSTLPLRRYVLPAEFDELRSTALSMDFRGVRAGPLVRSSYDAYNLIHEAGARRC
- a CDS encoding ABC transporter substrate-binding protein, whose protein sequence is MNRKILAAIVVIIVIVSAVGAIIMLQPSSEGESDITIAYSQKVNYETIMVANDEGMFEDQGLNITAKIVTGGIQAAEALITASTDLAAMGDAPAVQLMTKDTGARIVARFIGGAGMHRFIAWNDIVQPTDLEGMKVGLQQGSSTHGAFLQWCQANDVNADNITFVFMNPIDIPLAMSTRQIDAMAGSEPWAVNTENLCGDNVHELGNSSELGSTFPIVLVASEKALQEKAEAIKKVLKALDQANQFIVENWDEAMLDCANHTGLSVEDQSNCSIVQFYEVGFNATDVQSITMTAMALLSFGKINEMPVIMDNVDLSYLPED